A window from Mangifera indica cultivar Alphonso chromosome 2, CATAS_Mindica_2.1, whole genome shotgun sequence encodes these proteins:
- the LOC123209082 gene encoding aspartic proteinase 36-like — MAAFFPFGIMIAVMLLYHVGSVLSQFPTTLTLERAIPPSHQLQLAQLIAHDKKRHGRLLQSTGGIVDFPVAGTFDPFLVGLYYTKVQLGSPPREFTVQIDTGSDVLWVSCSSCNGCPGTSGLQIQLNLFDPQSSSTASLVSCSDSRCSLGLTSADSVCSSQNNLCGYTFQYGDGSGTSGYYVADLLHLDAIVQGSFITNISSQIVFGCSNLQTGDLTKPDRAVDGIFGFGQQEMSVISQLSAAGLTPRAFSHCLKGDSTGGGILVLGEIVEPNIVYSPLIPSQPHYNLNLQSISVNGQPLAIDPSVFATASNKGTIVDTGTTLAYLTEDAYDPLVNAIASSVSQSVRSILSKGNQCFIVTTSITGIFPQVSFNFAGGASLVLNPQDYLIQQNSVGGAAVWCMGFQKIQGQTILGDLVLKDKIFVYDLAGQRIGWASYDCSTSVNVSTAINTGRSEYINAGQLSSNTAPRALPNKLIQMNMIGFLLQLGSFVFL, encoded by the exons ATGGCGGCGTTTTTTCCTTTTGGAATTATGATCGCCGTTATGCTGTTGTATCATGTGGGGTCGGTGTTGAGTCAGTTTCCAACGACTTTAACGCTTGAGAGAGCTATTCCGCCGAGTCACCAGCTCCAGTTGGCTCAGCTTATAGCTCATGACAAGAAGAGGCATGGTAGATTGTTACAGTCTACTGGTGGGATCGTTGATTTTCCTGTTGCCGGGACTTTTGATCCATTTCTTGTTGG GCTTTACTACACAAAAGTGCAATTGGGTTCTCCACCTAGAGAATTCACTGTGCAGATAGACACTGGAAGTGATGTTTTATGGGTCAGTTGTAGTTCTTGCAATGGTTGCCCAGGAACCAGTGGACTTCAA ATTCAGCTGAATTTATTTGATCCTCAGAGTTCATCAACTGCTTCATTGGTTTCTTGTTCAGACTCAAGATGTAGTTTAGGACTGACATCCGCAGATTCTGTCTGTTCTTCTCAGAACAATCTGTGTGGTTACACCTTCCAATACGGAGATGGCAGTGGGACTTCAGGCTATTATGTAGCAGATTTGTTACACTTAGACGCTATTGTTCAGGGTTCTTTCATTACAAATATTTCATCTCAAATTGTCTTTGG CTGTAGCAACTTGCAGACAGGGGACTTGACAAAACCAGACAGAGCAGTGGATGGGATCTTCGGATTTGGGCAGCAGGAAATGTCTGTTATCTCACAGCTTTCTGCAGCAGGGTTAACACCCAGAGCGTTCTCCCACTGCTTGAAAGGAGATAGTACTGGTGGGGGTATATTGGTCCTTGGTGAGATTGTGGAACCGAATATAGTTTATTCTCCGCTCATCCCATCACA gCCACATTATAATCTGAATCTGCAGAGCATTTCTGTCAATGGCCAACCTTTGGCTATTGATCCATCTGTGTTTGCAACAGCAAGCAACAAAGGAACTATAGTTGATACAGGGACAACTTTAGCCTACCTTACTGAAGATGCCTATGATCCTCTTGTCAATGCT ATCGCTAGTTCTGTCTCACAATCTGTACGCTCAATTCTTTCCAAGGGAAATCAATGTTTTATTGTCACCACCAG TATTACTGGCATATTTCCTCAAGTTAGCTTCAACTTTGCTGGAGGCGCATCCTTGGTTTTAAATCCTCAAGACTACCTCATACAGCAGAATTCTGTT GGTGGTGCTGCAGTGTGGTGCATGGGCTTTCAAAAAATTCAGGGTCAAACAATTTTGGGAG ATCTAGTTCTGAAAGACAAAATCTTTGTCTATGATCTGGCCGGTCAGAGAATTGGATGGGCTAGCTATGATT GTTCAACATCAGTCAATGTATCTACTGCTATAAATACTGGTAGAAGTGAATATATAAACGCTGGGCAGCTAAGCAGCAACACTGCACCACGGGCTCTACCCAACAAGTTGATACAAATGAACATGATAGGTTTTCTACTGCAGCTTGGCAGTTTCGTGTTCTTGTAG
- the LOC123208652 gene encoding polyadenylate-binding protein 7-like, with translation MKLHELFVEHGTILSCKVAVSEAGDSKGYGFVQYAEEESAKIAIEKLNGKTIEGKQLYVAQFIRRINQNASFTNLYVKNLEYNVSEEVLAEKFSEFGKITSLFISKDESGVSRGFGFVNFESAEDAMKTKESMHGKQIGSKTLYVAKAQKRAERRRMLQLQYKESSQKVLILFAGVPFHGKPLYVAKAQSKVERKMYLQQVYAGQRMSALPLISSFTGFNNQCFTVDHRCHYYPPVRVYPPQPPNFTGWRSPRGFVPLMGHNQPPQCCRFPVVLE, from the exons atgaaattacatGAGCTATTTGTTGAGCATGGAACTATACTTTCGTGTAAAGTGGCTGTATCTGAAGCTGGAGACAGTAAGGGATACGGTTTTGTACAATATGCTGAAGAGGAATCTGCAAAAATCGCCATTGAAAAGCTTAATGGCAAAACAATCGAAGGGAAACAACT TTATGTTGCTCAATTCATCAGAAGAATCAATCAAAATGCATCGTTCACTAATTTATATGTGAAGAATTTGGAATATAACGTAAGTGAGGAAGTTCTAGCAGAGAAGTTTTCTGAATTCGGAAAGATAACCAGCCTTTTTATCTCAAAAGATGAAAGTGGGGTCTCGAGGGGTTTCGGGTTTGTCAACTTTGAAAGTGCAGAAGATGCCATGAAAACAAAAGAGAGCATGCATGGAAAACAGATTG GATCAAAGACTTTATATGTTGCCAAAGCTCAAAAGAGGGCTGAGCGTAGACGAATGTTACAGCTTCAATACAAAGAGAGTTCCCAAAAG GTATTGATTTTGTTTGCAGGAGTTCCGTTCCATGGGAAGCCATTGTATGTGGCAAAGGCTCAAAGTAAAGtagaaagaaaaatgtatttacAGCAAGTATATGCAGGGCAACGAATGTCAGCACTTCCTCTCATCTCCTCTTTTACTGGATTTAACAATCAATGTTTCACGGTCGACCACCGCTGCCACTACTACCCACCCGTACGAGTTTACCCACCCCAACCCCCAAACTTCACCGGGTGGAGATCACCTCGTGGATTTGTTCCATTGATGGGCCACAATCAACCTCCTCAATGTTGCAGGTTCCCAGTTGTACTAGAATGA